A genome region from Methanobacterium aggregans includes the following:
- a CDS encoding 2-phosphoglycerate kinase, giving the protein MIMVEGEVTGKRYREPFSKGVLARSLTRAEMDPNKAYTFASKIEAHLREEGIGVINLNDLIVIVREKLREEDEEIAEKYGMWKRIRKCKEPLIILIGGASGVGTSSIAFEVANRLGIRNMISTDMIREVMRKIVSKELLPTIYESSYTAYRSLRIPPPPELDEILIGFRDHVDTVSIGVEAVIERALKEGISIVIEGVHIVPGFIRDDLVNRNNVTMFVLTLHDEDVHKGRFYSRCRQMWARRPLKRYMNYFGAIRRTHKYFESQANKHHIPVIENIDVTTTIDSIIEDITKTYGSEEDVGKDKS; this is encoded by the coding sequence ATGATTATGGTTGAAGGAGAAGTAACCGGTAAAAGATATAGGGAACCCTTTTCAAAGGGAGTTCTTGCCAGGTCACTAACTCGGGCAGAGATGGATCCAAACAAGGCCTACACCTTCGCATCCAAGATAGAGGCTCACCTTAGAGAAGAAGGTATCGGTGTCATAAATTTAAATGATCTCATTGTGATCGTCCGTGAAAAGTTAAGGGAAGAAGATGAAGAGATAGCTGAAAAGTATGGAATGTGGAAAAGGATAAGAAAATGTAAAGAACCCCTTATAATACTTATCGGAGGAGCTTCAGGTGTTGGAACATCTTCAATTGCATTTGAAGTTGCAAACAGACTTGGAATAAGGAACATGATAAGTACTGATATGATAAGGGAAGTAATGCGTAAAATCGTGTCCAAGGAACTTCTTCCAACCATCTACGAGTCAAGCTACACAGCCTACCGTTCCCTTAGAATACCCCCACCACCTGAACTTGATGAGATTCTAATTGGATTCAGGGACCACGTTGATACTGTAAGTATAGGTGTGGAAGCTGTTATTGAAAGGGCCCTGAAAGAGGGTATAAGCATAGTTATAGAGGGAGTTCACATAGTCCCTGGCTTTATAAGGGATGATCTTGTAAACAGAAACAATGTTACAATGTTCGTACTAACCCTGCATGATGAAGATGTTCATAAAGGAAGATTTTATTCCCGATGCAGACAAATGTGGGCTAGAAGACCACTTAAACGTTATATGAACTATTTTGGAGCCATAAGAAGAACACATAAATATTTTGAAAGTCAGGCAAACAAACATCATATTCCTGTCATTGAAAACATTGATGTTACAACAACGATAGACTCCATAATAGAGGATATTACAAAGACCTATGGAAGTGAAGAAGATGTTGGAAAAGATAAAAGTTAA
- a CDS encoding metallophosphoesterase, which produces MKILAVSDIHGKYHKILDYLKNNHVDIIIIAGDITHFGPSELGEEILNEISSFNIPVFAIPGNCDQTCIYNEIDNSNAVNIHGRNVVIKDVGICGFGGSNPTPFETPLEFEEVQIYEEAKKTLESIKDQKITLFITHAPPKGTRADLLPSGDHVGSEAVRKIIEELQPTLNICGHIHEAKGEDRIGKTCIINPGQLSAGNACLINIDESDGDVQMNHEIIDL; this is translated from the coding sequence ATGAAAATACTTGCAGTAAGCGACATACACGGTAAATATCACAAGATCTTAGATTACCTTAAAAATAATCATGTGGATATCATAATAATTGCCGGCGACATAACCCACTTTGGACCATCTGAACTTGGAGAGGAAATATTAAATGAAATAAGTTCTTTTAACATTCCAGTTTTTGCAATACCTGGCAACTGCGACCAGACCTGCATATACAATGAAATAGATAACTCCAACGCAGTAAATATACATGGAAGAAACGTGGTAATTAAAGATGTTGGTATCTGTGGTTTTGGAGGTTCCAATCCAACACCCTTTGAAACACCCCTGGAATTTGAGGAAGTCCAGATCTACGAAGAGGCTAAAAAAACCCTTGAAAGCATAAAGGACCAGAAAATAACCCTGTTTATAACTCATGCACCTCCAAAGGGAACCCGGGCAGATCTCCTGCCTTCAGGGGATCATGTTGGAAGTGAAGCCGTGAGAAAAATAATAGAGGAATTACAGCCCACCCTAAACATATGTGGCCACATACATGAAGCAAAGGGTGAAGACAGAATTGGGAAAACCTGTATAATTAATCCGGGTCAGTTATCTGCAGGTAACGCCTGTTTGATAAATATAGATGAATCTGATGGGGATGTTCAGATGAATCATGAAATCATAGACCTTTGA
- a CDS encoding CBS domain-containing protein, whose protein sequence is MLEKIKVKDVMTKGVITVPPSEDVVFAFEKLMKHKVSSLPVVDGDKLVGIVTATDLGHNLILDKYELGTTVEKVMVKDVVCVDPEKNLLETVKTMNDHGAEGDIINQLIVMEDKNIKGIVSDGDIIRAIKV, encoded by the coding sequence ATGTTGGAAAAGATAAAAGTTAAGGATGTAATGACAAAGGGTGTTATAACAGTTCCACCAAGTGAAGATGTTGTTTTTGCCTTTGAAAAACTCATGAAACATAAGGTAAGCTCCTTACCAGTGGTTGATGGTGATAAACTGGTTGGAATAGTCACAGCAACTGATCTGGGCCACAACCTTATACTTGACAAGTATGAACTGGGAACCACAGTTGAGAAGGTCATGGTGAAGGATGTTGTATGTGTGGACCCAGAAAAAAACCTTTTAGAAACAGTTAAAACAATGAATGACCATGGTGCTGAGGGTGATATAATAAATCAGCTCATTGTTATGGAAGATAAAAATATAAAAGGTATAGTATCCGATGGAGATATAATAAGGGCCATAAAAGTTTAA
- a CDS encoding FprA family A-type flavoprotein, with amino-acid sequence MKADAIKITDGVYWIGVRDWDLRNYHGYTVNGTTYNAYMVFGEDKVAVIDNTYPGSSAQMWGRIEDAFKQENREFKVDVIIQNHVEKDHSGALSELCKKFPDARVYCTAVAVNGLKRHYPSLKDVDFHTVKTGDTLDLGGRTLAFLEAKMLHWPDSMFTMLMEEGILFSNDAFGQHLCFMERFSDEISEDVLMGAACKFYANLLTPFSGLILRKFDEVTKLELLDKIKLIAPAHGQIWRDPMQIIGAYTDWATGKCEDRATVVYDTMHGSTQMMAHAIAEGLMSEGVKVSMYFLHEDERSEIVKDILQSKAVLFGAPTMFNEPYPSVGDLIFYLRGLNFKMTGTKRKAATFGSMGWSGRAVKKLADELEKCGFEVSTDYEVNYLPEEDELDHCYEIGKQMAREIKEMD; translated from the coding sequence GACTGGGATCTGAGAAATTATCATGGATACACAGTTAATGGAACAACCTACAATGCTTACATGGTTTTTGGAGAGGATAAGGTTGCAGTTATAGACAACACCTATCCTGGAAGCTCAGCTCAGATGTGGGGAAGGATTGAGGATGCATTCAAACAGGAAAACCGGGAGTTCAAGGTGGATGTTATAATCCAGAACCACGTTGAGAAGGATCACAGCGGTGCCCTTTCAGAGCTGTGCAAAAAATTCCCGGATGCACGGGTTTACTGCACAGCAGTGGCTGTTAACGGCCTGAAAAGACATTATCCTTCACTCAAGGATGTTGACTTCCACACAGTTAAAACAGGTGACACCCTTGATCTTGGTGGTAGAACCCTTGCATTCCTCGAGGCTAAGATGCTTCACTGGCCTGACAGCATGTTCACAATGCTCATGGAGGAGGGGATTCTCTTTTCAAATGATGCCTTTGGTCAGCACCTCTGTTTCATGGAGAGGTTCAGTGATGAAATCTCTGAAGATGTGCTCATGGGTGCGGCATGCAAGTTCTATGCTAACCTATTAACCCCATTTTCAGGACTTATACTAAGAAAATTTGATGAAGTAACTAAATTGGAATTACTCGATAAAATAAAGTTAATTGCACCTGCACATGGTCAGATCTGGAGGGATCCTATGCAGATAATAGGTGCCTACACTGACTGGGCAACTGGAAAATGTGAGGATAGGGCAACTGTTGTCTACGACACCATGCATGGATCAACCCAGATGATGGCCCATGCAATTGCAGAAGGTCTTATGAGTGAAGGAGTGAAGGTTTCAATGTACTTCCTCCATGAGGATGAGCGAAGTGAAATCGTGAAGGACATACTCCAGAGCAAAGCAGTGCTTTTTGGAGCTCCAACCATGTTCAACGAACCCTACCCAAGTGTGGGGGATCTCATATTCTACCTACGGGGTTTGAACTTCAAAATGACGGGTACTAAAAGAAAAGCTGCAACCTTTGGTTCAATGGGCTGGAGCGGCAGAGCTGTGAAGAAACTTGCAGATGAACTTGAAAAATGTGGATTTGAAGTTTCCACAGACTACGAGGTGAACTACCTTCCTGAGGAAGATGAACTCGACCATTGCTACGAAATTGGAAAACAGATGGCCCGTGAAATTAAGGAAATGGACTGA